A genomic window from Salvia hispanica cultivar TCC Black 2014 chromosome 5, UniMelb_Shisp_WGS_1.0, whole genome shotgun sequence includes:
- the LOC125188066 gene encoding receptor-like protein EIX1: MISDKRISIKFLFVALFFVFISGADACIEREREALLSFKNGLIDDDGIHSSWQTDECCKWKAVVCSNTTGHVIALQIIDYINYEPLLVEVGLSSLLELHHLNYFDLSFIDFGGNPIPKFLESLQILDLAHNKFNGSLPDLRAFSALTEVYLGGNNFTGSIPLSIGQLSELQVLDLSINSLNGIVSESHFDKLDKLKKLDLSFNSLLILHFAPNWSPTFQLDAILLAGCNVGSSFPKWIQTQRNLVFLDLSRANIADDVPTWLWSVSSILDTLYLFDNQITGTIPNLSNTFIRNIDLSNNSISGPIPSFHANSETIQLSENMFSGSISSICKTHHSKLCLLDLSNNQLAGEIPNCWEKMPTLYSLNLANNHFWGEIPRSLGSVSGLGALQLRGNSLSGEFPSTLRSCKELLLVDVAENELTGDIPTWFGELYKIENLNLGKNKLHGSIPVEICNLTSIRILDLSKNNLDGNIPDCFNNFTSLAQKNIPTNSISPNYYTTSYYNGNVIIIVTHYEFSSIQWKGQESEYRKNLQLLKLIDFPSNRLSGNIPRSFSNMKGLISLNLSSNSFTGNIIPDIGEMEMLECLDLSDNQLSGEIPTSLAQLQYLSVLNVSNNSLTGKIPTSTQLQSFNASAYAENDGLCGAPLALCNEDVLKPPTTNPGGNADEKGISLSFMQEVGISMGFGFIFGFWGVVGTFVLKKSWRIAFFNEDVGDWFYVRTAIFVSKLRRG, encoded by the coding sequence ATGATTTCTGATAAAAGAATATcaatcaaatttctttttgttgcTCTTTTCTTTGTCTTTATTTCAGGAGCTGATGCCTGCatagagagggagagagaagctCTTCTAAGCTTCAAGAATGGCCTCATCGATGACGACGGTATTCACTCGTCATGGCAAACTGACGAATGCTGCAAATGGAAAGCAGTTGTGTGCAGCAACACCACTGGTCATGTCATCGCCCTCcaaattattgattatataaattatgaaccATTGCTAGTCGAGGTTGGTCTTTCTTCCTTGCTTGAGTTGCATCATTTAAACTATTTTGACCTTagttttattgattttggagGCAACCCAATCCCAAAATTCTTGGAATCACTCCAAATTCTGGACTTGGCtcataataaattcaatgGATCATTGCCAGACCTGAGAGCATTTTCTGCATTGACAGAAGTGTACCTTGGGGGAAACAACTTCACAGGCTCCATTCCTCTAAGTATAGGCCAACTCTCTGAGCTTCAGGTTCTAGATCTTTCTATTAATTCTTTGAATGGCATAGTCTCAGAATCCCACTTCGACAAGCTCGACAAGTTGAAGAAACTAGACTTATCCTTCAATTCATTATTGATCTTGCATTTTGCTCCTAATTGGAGTCCAACTTTTCAGTTGGATGCTATATTGTTAGCTGGATGCAATGTGGGGTCATCTTTCCCAAAATGGATTCAAACTCAGAGAAATTTAGTATTTCTTGATCTCTCTAGAGCTAATATAGCAGATGACGTGCCAACATGGTTGTGGAGTGTGTCCTCTATATTAGACACCTTATATCTTTTTGACAATCAAATTACTGGTACGATACCGAATCTCTCGAACACTTTTATCAGGAACATAGATCTTAGTAACAATAGTATCTCAGGTCCGATTCCATCATTTCATGCCAATAGTGAAACTATTCAGTTAAGTGAAAATATGTTCTCCGGttcaatttcatctatttGCAAAACTCACCATAGTAAGCTTTGTTTGCTCGACCTCTCTAATAATCAGTTGGCAGGAGAGATTCCCAACTGTTGGGAGAAAATGCCAACCTTATATTCTCTCAATTTGGCTAACAACCATTTTTGGGGTGAAATTCCTCGCTCTTTAGGGTCTGTATCAGGCCTCGGTGCACTGCAGTTGCGTGGTAATAGTCTATCGGGAGAGTTTCCTTCCACTTTGAGAAGTTGCAAAGAATTGCTCTTAGTTGATGTTGCAGAAAATGAGTTAACAGGGGATATCCCGACTTGGTTTGGTGAATtgtataaaatagaaaatctaaACCTTGGCAAAAACAAATTGCATGGTAGTATTCCTGTTGAGATATGCAATCTTACAAGTATTCGAATTTTGGACTTGTCCAAAAACAACTTGGATGGGAATATACCTGATTGCTTCAACAATTTTACTTCTCTGGCCCAAAAGAATATACCAACTAATTCGATTTCTCCAAATTACTATACCACTTCCTATTATAATGGTAATGTGATTATTATTGTAACACACTACGAGTTTTCGTCAATTCAATGGAAGGGTCAAGAATCGGAATACAGGAAAAATCTCCAACTTCTCAAACTCATTGATTTTCCAAGCAATAGATTGAGTGGAAACATTCCCCGTTCATTTTCCAATATGAAGGGATTGATTTCCTTGAACTTATCATCGAATAGTTTCACGGGAAATATAATTCCAGATATTGGTGAAATGGAGATGTTAGAATGTCTTGATCTATCGGACAATCAATTGTCTGGGGAAATACCCACGAGCTTGGCACAATTACAATACTTGAGTGTTCTTAATGTGTCGAACAATAGTTTAACTGGAAAAATTCCCACGAGTACTCAACTTCAGAGCTTCAATGCATCTGCATATGCTGAGAATGATGGACTTTGTGGGGCCCCTCTCGCGCTGTGTAACGAAGATGTCTTGAAGCCACCCACCACTAATCCAGGGGGAAACGCGGATGAGAAAGGCATCAGCCTCTCTTTTATGCAAGAAGTTGGCATATCAATGGGCTTTGGttttatatttggattttggggAGTTGTTGGTACTTTCGTACTGAAGAAATCATGGAGAATTGCATTCTTCAACGAAGATGTTGGAGATTGGTTCTATGTGAGGACTGCTATATTTGTGTCCAAATTGAGAAGAGGCTGA